In Lathyrus oleraceus cultivar Zhongwan6 chromosome 2, CAAS_Psat_ZW6_1.0, whole genome shotgun sequence, the DNA window TTTAGTtatgttttcatcagagttgttttagttctccccctttttgtcagaatcaatAAGACATAGCAAAAAAAAGGGTGATATTGATAAAGAGGCATTTACAGATAAGTACATATGTCAGAAGGTAGAATGCAAAGAGAAAATAACAAAATAAAGAAAGAAACAAGCAAAtatcctaggtgcctaagggtttggaggaggaggcattcttTGGAGCAATTAGGACATCATGTTCTGAATGTTAACATTGATAGAGTCCTGTTGAACCAGCCTGGCCCGAATGACCTGTTGTTCTTTCTGCAGTTCCTCTAGAGTCTTTAGGACCAGAGGGATGAACCCAGAGTTGGAGTGCTCCCCCTGAGTAAGTGCACCATTGTTGGCTTTGGCAGCAGCTTCTTCAACAATATGAGCTTCTTCTTCAGCGTCGGCTTTAGCTTTTGCCTCAGCCTCAACAACAGCCGTAGCAGCAGCGTCAGCAGCATCCTTTGCCTCAGCTTCTCTGACTGTTTGAAGTTCTTCTTGACACACTTTCTCCTCAGCTTCCTTCCTTATCCattcctcagcttctctggctaagctCTCTTGAAGTCTAATCCCAATGTCTCTGACAaagtcgttgcggacttgttcagagaAGGTGAAAGGCCTATCACTATGTTCCAGTGGATCCTTACAGTAGAAGGATCATCACTAATACCAGAATTGATGGTtagagacttgaccttcttgaCTGAAGACTCTGCAAAGACCTATATTGCTTCTTCCAGGGTAGGTAGGGTAGTATCTGGTTCAGTGGCAGAGGCTGGGGGGATGGAGATGGTGAGTTGGGGGAACTTAGATTCAGTGTGGGAGTTGTGAGGTCAACGGAAGTGATGGGTGGTGGAATGTTAGATGGTGACTATGAGGAAGGTGCAGGTTGTGGGGTTAGTTCAGATGGTGGTTGGGTTGGTTGTGGTTCAGAGTGGATTGGTTGTTGTGCAGGTGGTGTTTGAGGTAGTTCAAATGTGGTTGGATGTTCAGGAGGTATGGAAGTGACTTCTGGTTCAGGTTCAAGGTGTGATGGCTGTTGAAAGGCCAGAGCACGGGCTTGTAGCTGAGCCAGAGTGGGGGATTGGGGGTCAGATGGTTCGGTATCAGAGGAGAGTTCATAGTAAGGTGGGGATTGAGGAGATGGTGATGCTGATggtgaggtggtttcattcagcatttcGGCTTCTGAAACTGGTAATGTTGTGGTGGCGAGGTTGAATTTCAGAGAGGGTGGGTTAGAAGATttggtggttgagggaggagtttctGCAGAGGTGTCTACGAGAGTTGTTTGGGGAAGAGAAAAAGCAGTTGGTTTAATTTTGACAAAGCGAGGGAGAGATACAGACTTACCTGGAGAGCCAACCAGAGGAACTAGGGGTCTTGATCCAGAGGATTCTCCCAGCTTAGCTTTCTTCGCCTTCTTGGGCTTCTCAGAGGGTTCTCGAGtcctcttcatgaagttaggGTGTTGCTCAGGTAGCTAGTCTACTGAGAATTCAGATATGTCAACTCCTTGGTTTGCCAGATCTTGTAGATAATAGGAAAATACCTctggagggtcaatcttggagaacaAGTAGAGTCCATTTGGAATCTCTCTATGATCCTTGAGTGCTTCCCATGAGGTATCAAGAGTTGGTTTGACTCTGACTTGGTCATgatccccatgctcttcagattccgaGCATTCAGCGGTCTGCCAATGTCAATGGTgacgtcttccatgagtctgagctgaaTTAGGTGATCCACGAGGCACTCTCGATCAATACATCAGATATCAGCCTCCCTAGAGGGATATAGTTCcttgtcttcatgttgtttctggtgtctttaattgaatctctgaggtacttgaagaggAGTGCACGTAGACACAgtttcagacccttgtgaatgcagtacaagATACACTTCTGATATGTGCTGATGTAatcataagagtttgaagtaggacgatgatggatggtgcctaatatgatcttcagccagacccgGAGGTCCTGATGTAGCTCCTTAttcttggaatgcttgccttcagcactctgttggaagatggtagggttgatttcctgggacaagtattttgccctagggtttatgttgtagatg includes these proteins:
- the LOC127122687 gene encoding uncharacterized protein LOC127122687 produces the protein MLENGKEVLLPTTNSFVNIVDVTKVTRSGRVFGPVFPKDVEDISKKVEVPTANLVSALKFQYGESNNMKPNNDEETAECSESEEHGDHDQVRVKPTLDTSWEALKDHREIPNGLYLFSKIDPPERTREPSEKPKKAKKAKLGESSGSRPLVPLVGSPGKSVSLPRFVKIKPTAFSLPQTTLVDTSAETPPSTTKSSNPPSLKFNLATTTLPVSEAEMLNETTSPSASPSPQSPPYYELSSDTEPSDPQSPTLAQLQARALAFQQPSHLEPEPEVTSIPPEHPTTFELPQTPPAQQPIHSEPQPTQPPSELTPQPAPSSYDRPFTFSEQVRNDFVRDIGIRLQESLAREAEEWIRKEAEEKVCQEELQTVREAEAKDAADAAATAVVEAEAKAKADAEEEAHIVEEAAAKANNGALTQGEHSNSGFIPLVLKTLEELQKEQQVIRARLVQQDSINVNIQNMMS